The following are from one region of the Flavobacteriaceae bacterium UJ101 genome:
- the TTN gene encoding non-specific serine/threonine protein kinase (KEGG: nmr:Nmar_1073 titin), producing MKNFLFYFFICCGITMTYAQETLEISVSDDNDDVEVEDDGGFSRGSGDLELHGYDGEPQAVYIRFRGITLPSDAEITSAYIEFVGDETENGESSINIYGEVGNCKEYTSASDVNSRNYTTSFVTWITNGSRSDEIYRTPNISSLITGMFSGKLTNADLGFKFDGNGEGGITVESYDGSSSEAPKLIINYNTDQRKVTKLITSGSNDAEENLATGAVSLGNSTLEIGRNMSRKTALRFENITIPSDAQIQDAYIEFYSYGSSNNNAEIIIKNELGNASVYNNATKNISNRNYTTRRVQWTSTAWTSSNTKYRTSNLKEIIDENRLSGWTPGQTLAFMLEGDGEVRAWSRNGSERYQPKLVIEYLDNGKGPSVNPAPIDETIRTYVGNFNNDAEEYLTTGLVTLGDGVLEIGGKNGSTPQISALRFENIDIPSDAQIEDAYIEFYSYGTSSDNTEIIFRTELGNASIYTNSRNNITNRNYSLRKVKWNIDSWPNSNTRYRSPNLKEIIDENRLEGWKTGESLSFKLEGNEGNVRAWSRNGSEGYQPRLVVKYLNNKQGPSVGPVPLDETIRTYVSHFNNDAEEYLATGSVSLGDGVLEIGGKNGSRPQVSALRFENIIIPSDVEITKAYIEFYSYGSNDNPAEIVIKSELGNASIFENNINNITLRNVTKRQTKWTTKSWRGNTRYVTPDLKEIIDENRLSGWKSGNALAFILEGDENTEARVWSRNGSEGYQPRLVIEYVKNGRGPNVGDIPEEGDSKVYISQYNNDAEEYLSTGAIVLGEAALEIGGVNGSTPQITGLRFANVRIPENAEIEDAYIEFYSYSYDRNGDNDMTILLRSELGNASIYKNELRNLSSRSYSLRRIKWDVEPWTDGNVKHRTPNLKEIIDENRILGWESGQAFAFRLEGFGDAGTLRAWSRNGSERYQPRLIIKYKNNDKGPNIGFIPYDSVTRTIQYNNDAEEYLTTGAVALGDGVLNIGGREGDRLQMSALRFENVEIPADLEITDAYIEFYSYYTSNNNVKVTIRSEKVDSSFIYENENRNISGRTYTERRIEWDAGPWSENNIKYRTANLKEIIDENRLSGWETGNPLSFMFEGEGEIRAWARNGSEQYQPKLIIEGIKSGEGPSVSEKPLEEIVRTYVMNYDNDAEEYLTTNSIALRDGALELGGKNGNRPQVSAVRFEGVKIPDDVEIKDAYIEFYSYGSSSRNAEMLIKSELGNSVIYKNENQNITGRNYTKRRVKWTTEAWTRSNTKHRTPNLKEIIDENRLDGWKSDDPLSFKFEGDNGDARAWARDASERYQPRLIIEYLRNGNGPSVGEIPLDETIRVYTGDFNNDVEEHLTTGAMRLSDGTLEIGGEDIGGEAQATGIRFEDVRVPKDAEITDAYIEFYSYGSDGREAEITISSELENSEAYSSKNQNLTGRIYTNITSSWNVERWNSSNTKHRTPNLKNIIDENRLSGWESGQSLAFKLEGNGQRVRAWSRNGSEDYQPRLVIEYLNNGKGPEIEGVEMDASKMDKIYINEVASSGTVKEGSDWIELYNDHEFPVYIEKNVYLSDKESDKKLHKLKKIYIPAKGFTVLYADGSPEEGNKHLDFKLSSKGENIYLSRKINDEISVQDSVVYPEFDYDQSYGRDTDGLGKWITFIEPTFNKTNVNSSRKVNLEFSKKRGVYPSEFTVTLSSTDGATIKYTTDGSYPSETRGTTYNGNPIRIEENTVLKAYAYTSNGYSEMISHSYFLENNLSEEAGWQYKSNLTDAEYAEALNELPIVSISGNSVSFNRNYRETSFEFIDNQLDEDNETFFSNSGTKKFGAWSYGLSSGNYKSKFNKDYGAEKASYNFFDEVKNDAFPPEDVSRMELKEGEDGPQVNVFGLGYARLSEKLIMNTFKEMDTYALSTRLVHLYLNGRYYGVRTMREDFHPNNMEEYFGGDDDDYTEVNLKDGYWSSGTVESGDGSREKWNEVRDYIRNKDFQKIKELVDVDGYIKQLMMYVLMDMENEANAIGHNDAPNYTKFRFLLNDTDGALWNQTGVNCGNYERKWNSAGCSINGPGGLSGAFIGTSEAGFSNNTQYTKVGNLEFKTMIKDRVLEYMEKEGGALTAAILNEKIDRIQKELDVSYKMDAAYKAFSRDAYEEWNKNLSRIKEEMEERVEYVVNKWDQKDLTHSLSAVIIQYGTGNKVNFINLNPNTKTYYTLDGSDPMGDDGKISPNAFEFKGSEVVLTQDATIVVRAFTTNNWGPLTGDAFEFKTKPGMMLTGIHYNPSLDTESEFILLTNAGEEDLDVSGYKITEGIDFEFPQGTRVASDETIVLAKDLTMLPGFQDNEQFEWTGGKLSNGGELIKLENATGETIDEVEYDDVDPWNPLADGQGYYLKLISTDSDNSLGENWEAIKPIVNNPSQELERTDSKPVTRDSKPVVEEIAVQAYPIPFNEQLNIRFDNEDENIQITMYNFSGNVVLKKNLKKVYSLQPIVLNTGYLRSGIYFVNIQSNTAKKVIKVTKR from the coding sequence ATGAAAAATTTTCTATTTTACTTTTTCATATGTTGTGGTATTACGATGACATATGCTCAAGAAACATTGGAAATTTCAGTATCAGATGATAATGATGATGTTGAAGTGGAAGATGATGGAGGTTTCAGTAGAGGAAGTGGAGATTTAGAATTACATGGATATGACGGTGAGCCACAAGCAGTTTACATTCGTTTTCGTGGAATTACATTACCTTCTGATGCAGAAATCACAAGCGCTTATATAGAATTTGTAGGAGATGAAACTGAAAATGGTGAATCTTCTATTAACATTTATGGAGAAGTAGGAAACTGTAAGGAATATACAAGTGCTTCTGATGTAAATAGTCGAAATTATACAACTTCTTTTGTAACATGGATTACAAATGGAAGCCGTTCAGATGAAATTTATAGAACACCTAATATTAGTTCTTTGATAACGGGTATGTTTTCAGGGAAATTAACCAATGCTGATTTAGGCTTTAAATTTGATGGTAATGGTGAAGGAGGAATTACAGTAGAATCTTATGACGGATCAAGTAGTGAGGCCCCAAAATTGATTATCAATTACAATACAGATCAAAGAAAAGTTACCAAATTGATTACTTCTGGTTCAAATGATGCAGAAGAAAATTTAGCTACAGGAGCAGTTAGTTTAGGTAATTCTACCTTAGAAATAGGAAGGAATATGTCTCGAAAAACAGCTTTGCGATTTGAGAATATTACAATTCCTTCTGATGCACAGATTCAAGATGCTTATATAGAATTTTATTCGTATGGTTCTAGTAATAATAATGCTGAAATTATTATTAAGAATGAATTAGGGAATGCATCCGTATATAATAATGCTACAAAAAATATATCGAATAGAAATTATACAACACGTAGAGTTCAATGGACATCAACCGCGTGGACATCGAGTAATACAAAATATAGAACTTCAAATCTTAAAGAAATTATAGATGAAAACCGATTGTCAGGCTGGACTCCTGGACAAACATTGGCTTTTATGCTAGAAGGAGATGGAGAGGTAAGAGCTTGGTCTAGAAATGGTAGTGAAAGATACCAACCCAAATTAGTCATAGAGTATTTGGATAATGGAAAAGGACCAAGTGTAAATCCAGCACCAATAGATGAAACTATCCGTACTTATGTAGGTAACTTTAATAATGATGCAGAAGAATATTTAACAACAGGATTGGTGACATTAGGAGATGGTGTTTTGGAGATAGGAGGAAAGAATGGAAGTACACCACAAATATCTGCGCTACGATTTGAAAATATAGACATCCCTTCAGATGCACAAATTGAAGATGCTTATATAGAGTTTTACTCTTATGGAACAAGTAGTGATAATACGGAAATTATTTTTAGAACAGAGTTAGGTAATGCTTCAATTTATACAAATAGCCGTAATAATATAACGAATAGAAACTATTCCTTACGTAAAGTAAAATGGAATATTGATTCTTGGCCTAATAGTAATACGCGTTATCGAAGTCCTAACTTAAAGGAAATCATAGATGAAAATAGACTTGAAGGATGGAAAACAGGTGAATCATTATCATTCAAATTAGAAGGAAATGAAGGAAATGTTCGTGCTTGGTCAAGAAATGGTAGTGAAGGCTATCAGCCAAGATTGGTTGTTAAATATTTAAATAATAAACAAGGACCAAGTGTAGGACCAGTACCATTAGATGAAACCATTCGTACTTATGTAAGTCATTTTAATAATGATGCAGAGGAATATCTAGCCACAGGTTCTGTTTCATTAGGAGATGGTGTTTTAGAAATAGGAGGAAAAAATGGAAGTCGTCCACAGGTATCGGCACTTCGATTTGAAAATATTATAATTCCTTCAGATGTAGAAATAACAAAAGCTTATATAGAATTTTACTCTTATGGAAGTAATGATAACCCAGCTGAGATTGTTATTAAAAGTGAGTTAGGAAATGCATCTATTTTTGAAAATAATATCAATAATATAACACTTAGAAATGTAACGAAACGTCAAACTAAGTGGACTACAAAATCATGGAGAGGAAATACAAGATATGTTACGCCTGATTTAAAAGAAATTATAGATGAAAACCGTTTATCAGGTTGGAAATCAGGAAATGCATTAGCATTTATTTTAGAAGGAGATGAAAATACAGAGGCTAGAGTTTGGTCTCGAAACGGTAGTGAAGGCTATCAACCAAGATTGGTTATTGAATATGTTAAAAATGGAAGAGGTCCTAATGTAGGTGATATTCCTGAAGAAGGAGATTCAAAAGTTTATATAAGTCAGTATAATAATGATGCTGAAGAATATCTTAGTACGGGAGCTATAGTTTTAGGAGAAGCAGCCTTAGAAATAGGAGGTGTAAATGGTAGTACTCCTCAAATAACAGGACTTCGATTTGCAAATGTTAGAATTCCAGAGAATGCAGAAATAGAAGATGCTTATATAGAATTCTATTCTTATAGTTATGATCGAAATGGTGATAATGATATGACTATTTTACTTCGATCAGAATTAGGAAACGCTTCTATTTATAAAAATGAATTAAGAAATCTTTCTAGTCGAAGTTATTCATTAAGAAGAATTAAATGGGATGTAGAACCTTGGACAGATGGTAATGTTAAGCACCGAACACCCAATCTTAAAGAAATTATAGATGAGAATCGAATTTTAGGTTGGGAGTCTGGGCAAGCTTTTGCATTTAGACTAGAAGGTTTTGGAGATGCTGGAACTTTACGTGCTTGGTCTCGAAATGGTAGTGAGCGTTATCAACCTCGTTTAATAATTAAGTATAAGAATAATGATAAAGGACCTAATATAGGTTTTATACCATATGATAGTGTAACGAGAACGATCCAATATAATAATGATGCAGAGGAATATTTGACAACAGGAGCTGTAGCATTAGGTGATGGTGTACTAAATATAGGAGGAAGAGAAGGAGATCGATTGCAGATGAGTGCTCTTCGATTTGAAAATGTTGAAATACCAGCTGACTTAGAAATAACCGATGCTTATATAGAATTTTACTCTTATTATACAAGTAATAATAATGTTAAAGTAACTATTAGAAGCGAAAAAGTAGATAGTTCATTTATTTATGAAAATGAAAATCGAAATATATCAGGGAGAACGTATACGGAGCGAAGAATAGAATGGGATGCAGGACCTTGGTCAGAAAATAATATTAAGTATAGAACAGCAAACCTTAAAGAAATTATAGATGAGAATCGATTATCTGGATGGGAAACAGGAAATCCATTATCATTTATGTTTGAAGGAGAAGGAGAAATAAGAGCTTGGGCTCGAAATGGTAGTGAACAATATCAGCCTAAATTGATTATTGAAGGAATCAAAAGTGGAGAAGGTCCATCAGTAAGTGAAAAACCTTTAGAAGAAATTGTTCGTACTTATGTGATGAATTACGATAACGATGCTGAAGAATATTTAACGACCAATTCAATAGCTTTACGTGATGGAGCGTTAGAATTAGGAGGGAAAAATGGAAATAGACCTCAAGTTTCTGCGGTACGATTTGAAGGAGTAAAAATACCAGATGATGTAGAAATTAAAGATGCTTATATAGAATTCTATTCTTATGGAAGTAGTAGTAGAAATGCTGAAATGTTGATTAAAAGTGAATTAGGTAATTCAGTTATCTATAAAAATGAAAATCAAAATATAACGGGTAGAAACTATACAAAGCGAAGAGTAAAATGGACTACAGAAGCATGGACAAGAAGTAATACCAAACATCGAACACCTAATCTTAAAGAAATTATAGATGAGAATCGATTGGATGGATGGAAATCTGATGATCCTCTTTCTTTTAAATTTGAAGGAGATAATGGAGATGCTAGAGCATGGGCTCGTGATGCTAGTGAAAGATACCAACCTCGATTGATTATAGAATATTTAAGAAATGGAAATGGTCCAAGTGTAGGAGAAATTCCATTAGATGAAACAATTCGCGTTTATACAGGTGATTTTAATAACGATGTAGAAGAGCATTTGACTACAGGTGCTATGAGATTAAGTGATGGTACTTTAGAGATTGGAGGTGAAGACATAGGAGGTGAAGCTCAGGCAACTGGAATCCGATTTGAAGATGTTAGAGTTCCTAAAGATGCTGAAATAACTGATGCCTATATTGAATTTTATTCTTACGGTAGTGATGGACGAGAAGCAGAAATAACGATTTCTTCTGAATTAGAAAATAGTGAAGCTTACTCATCAAAAAACCAAAATCTTACAGGGAGAATATATACCAATATTACCAGTTCATGGAATGTAGAAAGATGGAATAGTAGTAATACCAAACATCGAACACCAAACCTTAAAAATATTATAGATGAAAATCGTTTGTCAGGTTGGGAATCAGGTCAGTCTTTAGCCTTTAAGTTAGAAGGAAATGGACAGCGTGTTCGTGCTTGGTCTCGAAATGGTAGCGAAGATTATCAACCTCGATTGGTTATAGAGTATTTAAACAATGGTAAAGGTCCTGAAATTGAAGGAGTAGAAATGGATGCTTCTAAGATGGATAAGATATATATTAATGAAGTAGCTTCTTCTGGAACTGTAAAAGAAGGATCTGATTGGATTGAATTATACAATGACCATGAGTTTCCTGTTTATATAGAAAAGAATGTCTATTTATCAGATAAAGAAAGTGATAAAAAACTGCATAAATTGAAGAAAATCTATATTCCAGCGAAAGGATTTACAGTATTGTATGCAGATGGATCACCTGAAGAAGGAAATAAGCATCTTGATTTTAAATTAAGTAGTAAAGGTGAAAATATTTATTTATCAAGAAAAATTAATGATGAAATTTCAGTTCAAGACTCTGTAGTTTATCCTGAGTTTGATTATGATCAATCTTATGGAAGAGATACAGATGGATTAGGTAAATGGATTACTTTTATTGAACCAACATTTAATAAAACGAATGTTAACTCTTCTAGAAAAGTTAATTTAGAATTTAGTAAAAAAAGAGGCGTATATCCATCAGAATTTACGGTTACTTTATCATCAACTGATGGAGCAACAATTAAATATACAACAGATGGTTCTTATCCTTCAGAAACAAGAGGTACTACTTATAATGGTAACCCTATTAGAATTGAGGAAAATACAGTTCTAAAAGCATATGCCTATACAAGTAATGGATATTCTGAAATGATTTCTCATAGTTATTTCTTAGAGAATAATTTATCAGAAGAAGCTGGATGGCAATATAAAAGTAATCTTACAGATGCAGAATATGCTGAAGCTTTAAATGAATTACCTATTGTATCCATTTCAGGAAACTCAGTGAGCTTTAATCGAAATTATAGAGAAACTAGTTTTGAATTTATTGATAATCAATTAGATGAAGATAATGAGACTTTCTTTAGTAATTCTGGAACGAAAAAGTTTGGAGCTTGGTCATATGGTTTATCTAGTGGAAATTATAAATCAAAATTCAATAAGGATTACGGTGCAGAAAAAGCAAGCTATAATTTCTTTGATGAGGTTAAAAATGATGCATTTCCACCTGAAGATGTTTCTAGAATGGAACTAAAAGAAGGAGAAGATGGTCCACAAGTCAATGTTTTTGGTCTTGGTTATGCAAGATTAAGTGAGAAATTGATTATGAATACCTTTAAAGAAATGGATACCTATGCTTTATCAACTCGCTTGGTTCATTTATATCTAAATGGAAGATATTATGGAGTACGAACGATGAGAGAAGATTTCCATCCAAATAATATGGAAGAATACTTTGGAGGAGATGATGATGACTACACAGAAGTAAATCTAAAAGATGGTTATTGGAGTAGTGGTACAGTAGAATCAGGAGATGGATCAAGAGAAAAATGGAATGAAGTACGTGATTATATTCGAAATAAAGATTTCCAAAAAATAAAAGAATTGGTAGATGTTGATGGTTACATTAAACAATTAATGATGTATGTTTTAATGGATATGGAAAATGAAGCAAACGCTATAGGACATAATGATGCTCCTAATTATACCAAATTCCGTTTCTTATTGAATGATACAGATGGTGCTTTATGGAATCAAACTGGAGTAAATTGTGGGAACTATGAAAGAAAATGGAATAGTGCAGGATGTAGTATTAATGGACCTGGAGGTTTATCAGGAGCATTTATAGGTACTAGTGAAGCAGGATTTAGTAATAATACACAATATACAAAGGTTGGAAATCTTGAATTCAAGACCATGATAAAAGACCGTGTTTTAGAATACATGGAAAAAGAAGGAGGTGCATTAACAGCTGCTATTTTGAATGAAAAGATAGATCGTATTCAGAAAGAATTGGATGTATCGTATAAAATGGATGCTGCATATAAAGCCTTTAGTAGAGATGCTTATGAAGAGTGGAATAAGAATTTGTCCCGAATTAAAGAAGAAATGGAAGAAAGAGTTGAATATGTGGTTAATAAATGGGATCAAAAAGACTTAACACACTCTTTAAGTGCTGTTATTATTCAGTATGGAACTGGAAATAAAGTGAACTTTATAAATCTAAATCCAAATACAAAGACCTATTACACATTAGATGGATCAGATCCTATGGGTGATGATGGGAAAATATCCCCAAATGCCTTTGAATTTAAAGGAAGTGAAGTAGTACTTACACAAGATGCTACTATTGTAGTGAGAGCTTTTACTACAAATAATTGGGGACCTCTAACTGGAGATGCTTTTGAATTTAAAACAAAACCAGGAATGATGCTTACAGGTATTCATTATAATCCATCATTGGATACAGAATCTGAATTTATACTGTTAACGAATGCAGGAGAGGAAGATTTAGATGTTTCAGGTTATAAAATAACGGAAGGAATTGATTTTGAATTCCCGCAAGGAACTAGAGTAGCTAGCGATGAGACGATTGTATTAGCTAAGGATTTGACTATGTTACCAGGTTTCCAAGATAACGAACAGTTTGAATGGACAGGTGGTAAATTATCAAATGGAGGGGAGTTAATAAAATTGGAAAATGCTACTGGTGAAACGATTGATGAAGTTGAGTATGATGATGTAGATCCATGGAATCCATTAGCAGATGGTCAAGGATATTATTTAAAGCTGATTAGTACAGATTCGGATAATAGTTTAGGAGAAAATTGGGAAGCAATAAAACCAATTGTAAATAATCCTTCTCAAGAATTAGAAAGAACAGATTCTAAACCTGTTACTCGTGATTCTAAACCTGTGGTTGAAGAGATAGCAGTTCAAGCTTACCCAATACCTTTTAATGAGCAATTGAACATCCGATTTGATAATGAAGATGAAAATATTCAAATTACAATGTATAATTTCTCAGGTAACGTTGTCTTGAAGAAGAATCTTAAAAAAGTATATTCTTTACAGCCAATCGTACTAAATACAGGCTATTTAAGATCGGGAATATATTTTGTGAATATTCAATCGAATACAGCGAAAAAGGTTATTAAAGTGACAAAACGTTAA
- the fabG gene encoding 3-oxoacyl-[acyl-carrier-protein] reductase (Catalyzes reversibly the conversion of cortisol to the inactive metabolite cortisone. Catalyzes reversibly the conversion of 7-ketocholesterol to 7-beta-hydroxycholesterol. In intact cells, the reaction runs only in one direction, from 7- ketocholesterol to 7-beta-hydroxycholesterol (By similarity); Belongs to the short-chain dehydrogenases/reductases (SDR) family.; KEGG: gfo:GFO_1767 3-oxoacyl-(acyl-carrier protein) reductase), with the protein MSLLQGKNVIITGATRGIGKGIAEIFVKQGANVAFTFASSVEKAKIVEEELLKYGTKVKGYQSNAADFDAAQELIKTILDEFGSIDVLINNAGITKDNLLMRMKKEDWDQVIKVNLDSVFNMTKAVLRPMLKQRKGSIINMASVVGVKGNAGQANYSASKAGIIGFSKSIAQELGSRDIRCNVIAPGFIETEMTEVLDANVKEEWIENIPLKRGGTPEDIANACIFYASDMSAYVTGDVMHVNGGMYM; encoded by the coding sequence ATGAGCTTATTGCAAGGAAAAAATGTAATTATTACAGGTGCTACCCGAGGAATTGGAAAAGGGATAGCTGAAATTTTTGTTAAACAAGGCGCAAATGTGGCTTTTACATTTGCTTCCTCAGTTGAAAAAGCCAAAATTGTTGAAGAAGAATTATTAAAATACGGAACTAAGGTTAAAGGTTATCAGTCCAATGCAGCAGATTTTGATGCTGCTCAAGAATTGATTAAGACTATTCTTGACGAATTTGGAAGTATTGATGTATTAATAAATAATGCCGGTATTACAAAAGATAATCTCCTAATGAGAATGAAAAAAGAAGACTGGGATCAAGTAATTAAAGTAAATTTAGATTCTGTCTTTAATATGACAAAAGCAGTTTTACGTCCTATGTTAAAACAGCGAAAAGGATCTATAATTAATATGGCATCTGTGGTAGGAGTAAAAGGAAATGCAGGACAAGCTAATTATTCTGCTTCTAAAGCAGGGATTATCGGTTTTTCAAAATCAATTGCTCAAGAATTAGGATCACGTGATATACGATGTAATGTTATTGCTCCAGGTTTTATTGAAACAGAAATGACGGAGGTTTTAGATGCAAATGTAAAAGAAGAATGGATTGAAAATATACCTTTGAAACGTGGAGGTACACCAGAAGATATTGCTAATGCGTGCATATTTTATGCTTCTGATATGTCAGCGTATGTTACGGGAGATGTGATGCATGTAAATGGAGGAATGTATATGTAA
- the GAPDH|gapA gene encoding glyceraldehyde-3-phosphate dehydrogenase (phosphorylating) (Belongs to the glyceraldehyde-3-phosphate dehydrogenase family.; KEGG: lan:Lacal_0011 glyceraldehyde 3-phosphate dehydrogenase): MTLHDSYEQELKSQTESKKTTVELIKITHDLWYDKSIELVLFRNQILDKSVNEIIDLHNYATDFVEKKITVDDTLKIAKAIQKANLNPSRLDLGKLAYEFNLENSKNAITFISNKLDGAKTTNAIKPRDTVLYGFGRIGRLLARELTSKAGKGSQLRLRAIVTRGEITQEVLEKRASLLKTDSVHGYFKGTVSIDVKNKALIINGSTVYIISANQPEDIDYTQYGIQNALIIDNTGAFRDHEALSRHLKAKGAAKVLLTAPGKGVPNIVYGANHEENRPDEIDIFSAASCTTNAITPILKVIEDEFGVVHGHLETIHAYTNDQNLVDNMHKKYRRGRAAGLNMVITETGAGQAVSKALPSLEGKLSSNAIRVPVPNGSLAILNLQIEKETTLEHLNNTIKRYALEGKLVEQIKYSIENELVSSDIVGSSAPSIFDSNATIVNSDGKNIILYVWYDNEYGYSHQVIRLAKHIAKVRRYTYY, encoded by the coding sequence ATGACATTACACGATTCTTACGAGCAAGAATTAAAATCACAAACGGAAAGTAAAAAAACAACGGTTGAATTAATTAAAATCACTCACGATTTATGGTACGATAAATCAATTGAACTCGTATTATTTAGAAATCAAATCCTTGATAAAAGTGTAAATGAAATTATTGATCTACACAATTATGCAACTGATTTTGTTGAGAAAAAAATCACGGTTGATGATACTTTAAAAATTGCAAAAGCCATTCAAAAAGCAAATTTAAATCCATCTAGACTTGACTTAGGAAAATTAGCTTATGAATTTAACTTAGAAAACTCAAAAAATGCTATCACTTTTATTTCCAATAAATTAGATGGAGCTAAAACAACAAATGCTATAAAGCCTAGAGATACCGTATTATATGGTTTCGGTCGTATTGGTCGTCTTTTGGCACGTGAATTAACTAGTAAAGCAGGAAAGGGAAGTCAATTACGTTTGAGAGCAATTGTAACAAGAGGTGAAATTACACAAGAAGTTTTAGAAAAAAGAGCTTCTTTATTAAAAACTGATTCTGTTCATGGTTATTTTAAAGGAACTGTCTCTATTGATGTTAAAAATAAAGCCTTAATCATTAATGGAAGCACTGTTTACATCATTTCAGCTAATCAACCAGAAGATATTGATTATACTCAATATGGGATTCAAAATGCTTTAATTATTGATAATACAGGTGCTTTTAGAGATCACGAAGCTTTAAGTCGTCATTTAAAAGCCAAAGGGGCAGCAAAAGTATTATTAACTGCTCCAGGAAAAGGTGTTCCTAATATTGTTTATGGTGCAAATCATGAAGAAAATAGACCTGATGAAATCGATATTTTCTCAGCTGCTTCATGTACAACTAATGCTATTACACCTATTTTAAAAGTTATAGAAGATGAATTTGGTGTGGTTCATGGTCATTTAGAAACAATTCATGCATATACTAATGATCAAAATTTAGTAGATAATATGCATAAAAAATACCGTAGAGGACGTGCTGCAGGATTAAACATGGTCATTACTGAAACTGGAGCTGGACAAGCCGTTTCAAAAGCCTTACCTTCATTAGAAGGAAAATTATCTTCCAATGCTATTCGTGTACCTGTTCCTAATGGATCTTTGGCTATTTTAAATCTTCAAATTGAAAAAGAAACTACACTTGAACATCTAAATAATACAATTAAAAGATATGCATTAGAAGGTAAGCTAGTAGAACAAATTAAATACTCTATTGAAAACGAATTAGTTTCTTCAGATATCGTAGGTTCTTCTGCTCCTTCCATTTTTGATAGCAATGCCACCATTGTAAATAGTGATGGGAAAAATATTATTTTATATGTGTGGTATGATAATGAATACGGATATAGTCACCAAGTAATACGGTTAGCAAAACATATTGCTAAGGTTCGACGTTATACATACTATTAA
- the pcm gene encoding protein-L-isoaspartate(D-aspartate) O-methyltransferase (Catalyzes the methyl esterification of L-isoaspartyl residues in peptides and proteins that result from spontaneous decomposition of normal L-aspartyl and L-asparaginyl residues. It plays a role in the repair and/or degradation of damaged proteins; Belongs to the methyltransferase superfamily. L- isoaspartyl/D-aspartyl protein methyltransferase family.; KEGG: nso:NIASO_00845 protein-L-isoaspartate(D-aspartate) O-methyltransferase), which produces MIDTYKHKGLRQKLVDELRQLGIEDENVLKAINSIPRHLFLNSAFEDFAYQNKAFPIGEGQTISHPYTVAFQSQLLDVHQDEKVLEIGTGSGFQTAVLLEMGAKVYSIERHKKLHDTAKNLLKRLGYQPRYITFGDGYKGLPTFAPFDKIIVTAGAPFVPKDLLLQLKIGGMLLIPIGEGDQIMTSFLKTGEKSFEKMEFGDFKFVPMLKEKKK; this is translated from the coding sequence ATGATCGATACATATAAACATAAAGGATTACGTCAAAAGTTAGTTGATGAGTTACGCCAATTAGGAATTGAAGATGAAAATGTTTTGAAAGCTATTAATTCAATTCCTCGACATTTGTTTTTAAATTCTGCTTTTGAAGATTTTGCTTATCAAAATAAGGCTTTTCCAATTGGTGAAGGGCAAACTATTTCACATCCTTATACCGTAGCATTTCAATCACAATTACTAGATGTGCATCAAGATGAAAAAGTATTAGAAATAGGAACAGGGTCAGGTTTTCAAACAGCTGTTTTACTTGAAATGGGAGCTAAAGTATATTCTATTGAGCGTCATAAAAAATTACATGATACAGCTAAAAATTTGTTAAAAAGATTAGGGTATCAACCTCGATATATCACTTTTGGTGATGGTTATAAAGGGTTACCAACTTTTGCACCTTTTGATAAAATTATTGTGACAGCAGGAGCACCTTTTGTACCAAAAGATTTATTACTTCAATTAAAAATTGGAGGAATGTTATTAATTCCAATTGGAGAGGGAGATCAAATTATGACTTCTTTTTTAAAAACAGGAGAGAAGTCATTTGAAAAAATGGAATTTGGAGATTTTAAATTTGTTCCAATGTTAAAAGAAAAGAAAAAGTAG